One Coffea arabica cultivar ET-39 chromosome 5e, Coffea Arabica ET-39 HiFi, whole genome shotgun sequence DNA segment encodes these proteins:
- the LOC113743498 gene encoding protein argonaute 16-like isoform X1 → MEKDGNECDSQPLPAPPPVIPPSVKPEKADRPNRSIISRPGFGKTGRPISLLSNHFRVSLKHPDEIFYQYTVSISSELGKTVDSKGIGRKIMDKLYQIYFSDLAGKRFAYDGEKALYTVGPLPHNNLEFPVVLEESMVKRGSPSQTGSPSESGKRAKHSLQSKTFKVAISYAAKVPLKSISLALQGAEPEKVQDALRVLDIVLRQQAANRGCLLVRQSFFHDDSRLFTEVGGGVTGCRGFYSSFRPTHGGLSLNMDVSTTMILTPGPVINFLLANQNAKEPRFIDWVKAKKMLKNMRVKARHNNMEFKIIGLSEKPCNQQFFSMKVKSGTDQHDGGETVEVTVYEYFTKHRNIELHSSAYMPCLDVGKPKRPNYLPLELCSLVSLQRYTKALTSMQRASLVEKSRQKPPERIQVVTNAMKNYRYDDDPILSACGICIEKQLTQVDGRVLEAPKLKVGNNEDCFPCNGRWNFNKKKLVDPIRIERWAVVNFSARCDTSYLSRELINCGRNKGIHIERPYSLIEEDPQNRRLSPAVRVEKMFELIMSKLPGPPEFLLCVLPERKNSDLYGPWKKRNLSDLGIVTQCLSPTKINDQYLTNVLLKINSKLGGINSLLSIERPSRIPLIKDTPTMILGMDVSHGSPGRSDIPSIAAVVGSRSWPLISRYRAAVRTQSSKVEMIESLYKPLANGEDGGIMRHDQNEILLELLLDFYGTSNGYKPAQVIVFRDGVSESQFSKVLNFELNQMIKAYEHLGEVNFPKFTVIVAQKNHHTKLFQNNASENVPPGTVVDTKIVHPRNYDFYMCAQAGMIGTSRPAHYHVLLDEIGFSPDDLQQLILSLSYVYQRSTSAISIVAPVCYAHLAAQQMGQFIKFEDFSETSSGHKSGVTSVGSISVPELPRLDEKVAGSMFFC, encoded by the exons ATGGAGAAGGACGGTAACGAGTGTGATTCTCAACCTTTGCCTGCACCACCACCTGTCATACCACCAAGTGTAAAGCCTGAGAAAGCAGATAGGCCAAACCGCAGCATAATCAGTAGGCCAGGATTTGGGAAAACAGGGCGACCTATCTCTCTGCTCAGTAACCATTTCAGAGTTTCTCTCAAGCATCCAGATGAGATTTTTTACCAATATACT GTTTCTATTAGTTCTGAGCTAGGGAAAACTGTTGACAGCAAGGGAATTGGGAGAAAAATTATGGATAAACTTTACCAAATCTATTTCTCTGATTTAGCTGGAAAGAGATTTGCATATGATGGAGAAAAAGCTTTATACACTGTAGGGCCTCTGCCTCATAACAACTTAGAGTTCCCAGTAGTTCTGGAGGAGTCCATGGTTAAACG GGGGAGCCCTTCTCAGACCGGGAGTCCTAGTGAGTCTGGTAAAAGAGCAAAGCATTCTCTACAATCAAAAACCTTTAAAGTTGCGATCAGTTACGCTGCCAAAGTACCCTTGAAGTCCATCTCTCTTGCTCTTCAAGGAGCTGAACCAGAAAAGGTTCAAGATGCACTGAGAGTTCTTGACATTGTGCTGAGACAACAAGCTGCTAATAG GGGTTGCCTTTTGGTCAGGCAGTCATTCTTTCATGATGATTCGAGGTTATTTACTGAGGTTGGAGGTGGTGTTACTGGTTGTCGGGGATTTTATTCAAGCTTTCGGCCCACTCATGGAGGCTTGTCCTTGAATATGG ATGTATCTACAACAATGATCCTGACACCTGGGCCTGTAATTAACTTTCTACTTGCAAACCAAAATGCAAAAGAACCTCGTTTTATTGATTGGGTGAAG GCAAAGAAGATGTTGAAAAATATGAGGGTAAAGGCAAGGCACAACAACATGGAATTCAAGATCATAGGTTTAAGTGAAAAGCCTTGCAATCAGCAATT TTTTTCTATGAAAGTGAAAAGTGGTACTGATCAACATGATGGAGGAGAGACTGTAGAGGTCACAGTTTATGAGTATTTTACAAAACATCGAAACATAGAACTTCATTCGTCTGCATACATGCCATGCCTTGATGTCGGAAAGCCTAAACGACCAAACTATCTGCCTTTGGAG TTGTGTTCTCTTGTATCTCTCCAACGATACACAAAGGCTTTAACCTCAATGCAGAGGGCATCTCTAGTTGAAAAGTCTAGGCAGAAGCCTCCAGAGAGAATACAAGTTGTAACCAAT GCTATGAAAAACTATCGGTATGATGATGACCCTATCCTCTCTGCTTGTGGCATATGCATTGAGAAACAGCTTACTCAAGTTGATGGCCGTGTCCTTGAGGCACCTAAG TTGAAGGTTGGTAACAATGAAGATTGCTTCCCATGTAATGGCCGTTGGAACTTCAACAAGAAG AAACTTGTAGATCCCATCAGGATAGAACGTTGGGCAGTTGTCAACTTCTCTGCCCGTTGTGACACCAGTTATCTTTCGAGGGAGCTTATCAACTGTGGAAGAAACAAGGGCATT cATATTGAGCGACCATATTCACTGATAGAGGAAGACCCACAAAATCGAAGGTTAAGCCCTGCAGTACGAGTTGAGAAGATGTTTGAACTGATTATGTCCAAACTTCCTGGTCCTCCTGAATTTCTGCTGTGTGTGTTGCCAGAGCGGAAAAATTCTGATTTATATG GCCCTTGGAAGAAAAGGAATCTCAGTGATCTTGGTATCGTTACTCAATGCTTGTCACCTACCAAGATCAATGACCAATATCTCACAAATGTGCTTCTTAAAATCAATTCCAAG CTTGGAGGGATCAATTCATTGTTGTCAATAGAGCGACCCTCACGCATCCCACTTATCAAGGATACTCCAACAATGATCTTGGGGATGGATGTCTCTCATGGATCTCCTGGCCGCTCAGATATTCCATCTATTGCTGCT GTTGTTGGATCTAGATCTTGGCCACTGATATCAAGGTACAGAGCAGCTGTTCGTACGCAATCATCAAAGGTTGAAATGATTGAATCTCTATACAAACCTTTGGCAAATGGAGAAGATGGTGGCATTATGAGGCATGATCAAAACGAAATTCTTCT GGAACTACTTTTGGATTTCTATGGTACAAGTAATGGCTACAAGCCAGCTCAGGTTATTGTTTTCAG GGATGGAGTGAGCGAATCACAATTTAGTAAGGTTTTGAATTTTGAGCTCAATCAAATGATAAAG GCTTATGAGCATCTTGGTGAGGTTAACTTTCCGAAATTCACTGTGATTGTGGCTCAAAAGAATCACCACACAAAGCTCTTTCAAAATAATGCCTCAGAAAATGTTCCACCAG GTACTGTTGTGGACACGAAAATAGTCCATCCGAGAAATTATGATTTTTACATGTGTGCTCAAGCAGGGAtgatt GGAACTTCTCGGCCTGCTCACTATCATGTCTTGCTTGATGAGATTGGTTTCTCTCCTGATGACTTACAACAACTCATCCTTTCTCTCTCATATGT GTACCAAAGGAGTACATCTGCAATCTCAATTG TGGCTCCTGTTTGTTATGCACATCTTGCAGCCCAACAAATGGGACAGTTCATAAAGTTTGAGGATTTTTCTGAAACTTCTTCTGGGCATAAGAGTGGCGTCACATCAGTTGGTAGCATTTCTGTTCCTGAGCTTCCCAGGCTGGATGAAAAGGTTGCAGGCTCCATGTTCTTTTGCTGA
- the LOC113743498 gene encoding protein argonaute 16-like isoform X2 yields the protein MEKDGNECDSQPLPAPPPVIPPSVKPEKADRPNRSIISRPGFGKTGRPISLLSNHFRVSLKHPDEIFYQYTVSISSELGKTVDSKGIGRKIMDKLYQIYFSDLAGKRFAYDGEKALYTVGPLPHNNLEFPVVLEESMVKRGSPSQTGSPSESGKRAKHSLQSKTFKVAISYAAKVPLKSISLALQGAEPEKVQDALRVLDIVLRQQAANRGCLLVRQSFFHDDSRLFTEVGGGVTGCRGFYSSFRPTHGGLSLNMDVSTTMILTPGPVINFLLANQNAKEPRFIDWVKAKKMLKNMRVKARHNNMEFKIIGLSEKPCNQQFFSMKVKSGTDQHDGGETVEVTVYEYFTKHRNIELHSSAYMPCLDVGKPKRPNYLPLELCSLVSLQRYTKALTSMQRASLVEKSRQKPPERIQVVTNAMKNYRYDDDPILSACGICIEKQLTQVDGRVLEAPKLKVGNNEDCFPCNGRWNFNKKKLVDPIRIERWAVVNFSARCDTSYLSRELINCGRNKGIHIERPYSLIEEDPQNRRLSPAVRVEKMFELIMSKLPGPPEFLLCVLPERKNSDLYGPWKKRNLSDLGIVTQCLSPTKINDQYLTNVLLKINSKLGGINSLLSIERPSRIPLIKDTPTMILGMDVSHGSPGRSDIPSIAAVVGSRSWPLISRYRAAVRTQSSKVEMIESLYKPLANGEDGGIMRELLLDFYGTSNGYKPAQVIVFRDGVSESQFSKVLNFELNQMIKAYEHLGEVNFPKFTVIVAQKNHHTKLFQNNASENVPPGTVVDTKIVHPRNYDFYMCAQAGMIGTSRPAHYHVLLDEIGFSPDDLQQLILSLSYVYQRSTSAISIVAPVCYAHLAAQQMGQFIKFEDFSETSSGHKSGVTSVGSISVPELPRLDEKVAGSMFFC from the exons ATGGAGAAGGACGGTAACGAGTGTGATTCTCAACCTTTGCCTGCACCACCACCTGTCATACCACCAAGTGTAAAGCCTGAGAAAGCAGATAGGCCAAACCGCAGCATAATCAGTAGGCCAGGATTTGGGAAAACAGGGCGACCTATCTCTCTGCTCAGTAACCATTTCAGAGTTTCTCTCAAGCATCCAGATGAGATTTTTTACCAATATACT GTTTCTATTAGTTCTGAGCTAGGGAAAACTGTTGACAGCAAGGGAATTGGGAGAAAAATTATGGATAAACTTTACCAAATCTATTTCTCTGATTTAGCTGGAAAGAGATTTGCATATGATGGAGAAAAAGCTTTATACACTGTAGGGCCTCTGCCTCATAACAACTTAGAGTTCCCAGTAGTTCTGGAGGAGTCCATGGTTAAACG GGGGAGCCCTTCTCAGACCGGGAGTCCTAGTGAGTCTGGTAAAAGAGCAAAGCATTCTCTACAATCAAAAACCTTTAAAGTTGCGATCAGTTACGCTGCCAAAGTACCCTTGAAGTCCATCTCTCTTGCTCTTCAAGGAGCTGAACCAGAAAAGGTTCAAGATGCACTGAGAGTTCTTGACATTGTGCTGAGACAACAAGCTGCTAATAG GGGTTGCCTTTTGGTCAGGCAGTCATTCTTTCATGATGATTCGAGGTTATTTACTGAGGTTGGAGGTGGTGTTACTGGTTGTCGGGGATTTTATTCAAGCTTTCGGCCCACTCATGGAGGCTTGTCCTTGAATATGG ATGTATCTACAACAATGATCCTGACACCTGGGCCTGTAATTAACTTTCTACTTGCAAACCAAAATGCAAAAGAACCTCGTTTTATTGATTGGGTGAAG GCAAAGAAGATGTTGAAAAATATGAGGGTAAAGGCAAGGCACAACAACATGGAATTCAAGATCATAGGTTTAAGTGAAAAGCCTTGCAATCAGCAATT TTTTTCTATGAAAGTGAAAAGTGGTACTGATCAACATGATGGAGGAGAGACTGTAGAGGTCACAGTTTATGAGTATTTTACAAAACATCGAAACATAGAACTTCATTCGTCTGCATACATGCCATGCCTTGATGTCGGAAAGCCTAAACGACCAAACTATCTGCCTTTGGAG TTGTGTTCTCTTGTATCTCTCCAACGATACACAAAGGCTTTAACCTCAATGCAGAGGGCATCTCTAGTTGAAAAGTCTAGGCAGAAGCCTCCAGAGAGAATACAAGTTGTAACCAAT GCTATGAAAAACTATCGGTATGATGATGACCCTATCCTCTCTGCTTGTGGCATATGCATTGAGAAACAGCTTACTCAAGTTGATGGCCGTGTCCTTGAGGCACCTAAG TTGAAGGTTGGTAACAATGAAGATTGCTTCCCATGTAATGGCCGTTGGAACTTCAACAAGAAG AAACTTGTAGATCCCATCAGGATAGAACGTTGGGCAGTTGTCAACTTCTCTGCCCGTTGTGACACCAGTTATCTTTCGAGGGAGCTTATCAACTGTGGAAGAAACAAGGGCATT cATATTGAGCGACCATATTCACTGATAGAGGAAGACCCACAAAATCGAAGGTTAAGCCCTGCAGTACGAGTTGAGAAGATGTTTGAACTGATTATGTCCAAACTTCCTGGTCCTCCTGAATTTCTGCTGTGTGTGTTGCCAGAGCGGAAAAATTCTGATTTATATG GCCCTTGGAAGAAAAGGAATCTCAGTGATCTTGGTATCGTTACTCAATGCTTGTCACCTACCAAGATCAATGACCAATATCTCACAAATGTGCTTCTTAAAATCAATTCCAAG CTTGGAGGGATCAATTCATTGTTGTCAATAGAGCGACCCTCACGCATCCCACTTATCAAGGATACTCCAACAATGATCTTGGGGATGGATGTCTCTCATGGATCTCCTGGCCGCTCAGATATTCCATCTATTGCTGCT GTTGTTGGATCTAGATCTTGGCCACTGATATCAAGGTACAGAGCAGCTGTTCGTACGCAATCATCAAAGGTTGAAATGATTGAATCTCTATACAAACCTTTGGCAAATGGAGAAGATGGTGGCATTATGAG GGAACTACTTTTGGATTTCTATGGTACAAGTAATGGCTACAAGCCAGCTCAGGTTATTGTTTTCAG GGATGGAGTGAGCGAATCACAATTTAGTAAGGTTTTGAATTTTGAGCTCAATCAAATGATAAAG GCTTATGAGCATCTTGGTGAGGTTAACTTTCCGAAATTCACTGTGATTGTGGCTCAAAAGAATCACCACACAAAGCTCTTTCAAAATAATGCCTCAGAAAATGTTCCACCAG GTACTGTTGTGGACACGAAAATAGTCCATCCGAGAAATTATGATTTTTACATGTGTGCTCAAGCAGGGAtgatt GGAACTTCTCGGCCTGCTCACTATCATGTCTTGCTTGATGAGATTGGTTTCTCTCCTGATGACTTACAACAACTCATCCTTTCTCTCTCATATGT GTACCAAAGGAGTACATCTGCAATCTCAATTG TGGCTCCTGTTTGTTATGCACATCTTGCAGCCCAACAAATGGGACAGTTCATAAAGTTTGAGGATTTTTCTGAAACTTCTTCTGGGCATAAGAGTGGCGTCACATCAGTTGGTAGCATTTCTGTTCCTGAGCTTCCCAGGCTGGATGAAAAGGTTGCAGGCTCCATGTTCTTTTGCTGA